From Streptomyces sp. GSL17-111, one genomic window encodes:
- a CDS encoding rhodanese-like domain-containing protein yields MTTTVPNAVLRVAPADPAEAVAHFRSSLRLYADVSDVAAALAADADPGFVLLDSRSPDSWDQGHIPGAVHLPTALISEQAADLLAPSVPVITYCWGPGCNGATRAALALAELGYQVKEMLGGFEYWVREGFAYETPQGPAQPTPDPLTAPATGHCAC; encoded by the coding sequence ATGACGACGACCGTCCCGAACGCCGTCCTGCGCGTCGCCCCCGCAGACCCCGCCGAGGCCGTCGCCCACTTCCGCAGCTCACTGCGCCTCTACGCCGACGTGTCCGACGTCGCCGCCGCACTCGCGGCCGACGCCGACCCTGGCTTCGTACTCCTCGACTCCCGCTCCCCGGACTCCTGGGACCAGGGACACATCCCCGGCGCCGTCCACCTGCCCACCGCGCTGATCTCCGAACAGGCCGCGGACCTGCTCGCCCCCTCGGTTCCCGTCATCACCTACTGCTGGGGCCCCGGCTGCAACGGCGCCACCCGAGCCGCCCTGGCCCTCGCCGAACTCGGCTACCAGGTGAAGGAGATGCTCGGCGGGTTCGAGTACTGGGTACGCGAGGGCTTCGCCTACGAGACTCCCCAGGGCCCCGCACAACCCACCCCCGACCCCCTCACCGCCCCCGCCACCGGCCACTGCGCCTGCTGA
- a CDS encoding Lrp/AsnC family transcriptional regulator: MTGLSLDAIDWRILDVLQRDGRASFADLARAVSMSASAVTERVRRLEEAGVISGYAAVVDPEKVGLTIMAFVRLRYPNSNYKPFHDLVAVMPEVLEAHHVTGDDCFVIKVAVRSMRHLEEVTGRLGGLGPVTTSVVYSSPLPRRPVGR; encoded by the coding sequence ATGACCGGGCTTTCCCTCGACGCCATCGACTGGCGCATTCTCGACGTCCTCCAGCGCGACGGGCGGGCCAGCTTCGCCGACCTCGCGCGTGCCGTCTCCATGTCGGCGAGCGCGGTGACCGAGCGCGTGCGCAGGCTGGAGGAGGCGGGGGTCATCAGCGGGTATGCGGCGGTCGTGGACCCGGAGAAGGTCGGGCTGACGATCATGGCGTTCGTGCGGCTGCGCTACCCGAACAGCAACTACAAGCCCTTCCACGACCTCGTCGCGGTGATGCCGGAGGTCCTGGAGGCCCACCACGTGACCGGCGACGACTGCTTCGTCATCAAGGTCGCGGTGCGGTCCATGCGCCACCTGGAAGAGGTGACCGGCCGCCTCGGCGGCCTGGGTCCCGTCACGACGAGTGTCGTCTACTCGTCCCCCCTGCCCCGGCGCCCCGTCGGCCGCTGA
- a CDS encoding DIP1984 family protein: protein MKLAEALAERAEAARRVEQLRTRIVNSARHQEGESPAEDAAQLLSEVGEVLTGLEGLIRRINRTNAATSMGRDGTLTDALARRDTLRLRHSVVTAAADAAAGTGERGYGRQLRSELKMLSALPVAELRQQADVLAREIRELDVRIQRTNWEVDLLE, encoded by the coding sequence GTGAAGCTCGCGGAAGCGTTGGCGGAACGGGCCGAGGCGGCGCGTCGTGTGGAGCAACTACGTACGCGCATCGTGAACAGCGCGCGGCATCAGGAGGGCGAGAGCCCGGCCGAGGACGCGGCCCAGTTGCTGAGCGAGGTCGGTGAGGTCCTGACCGGCCTCGAAGGGCTGATCAGGCGGATCAACCGCACCAACGCGGCAACGAGCATGGGCCGGGACGGCACACTCACCGACGCGCTCGCTCGACGGGACACGCTGCGGCTCCGCCACTCGGTGGTCACTGCTGCGGCGGACGCGGCGGCGGGTACGGGTGAGCGGGGATACGGTCGGCAACTCCGTTCCGAGTTGAAGATGCTCTCCGCACTCCCGGTTGCCGAACTGCGCCAGCAGGCTGACGTACTGGCACGGGAGATCCGGGAGCTCGATGTGCGCATCCAGCGCACGAACTGGGAGGTCGATCTGCTGGAGTGA
- a CDS encoding DUF7224 domain-containing protein: MRFSTSLRTHPAVLAIPFIGLFFAYVFLTSTRNIEHLIELPWAAQAASYALHAPVPMALAAAAGLSAVEASRLRALGTWEVGATQPTWRIAARPVLVTVVSLSLLTGGVMAGGLWVVGVLPDLYALHLLAIVVVLLTAHAVIGFVVGRRLHALYSAPLVSVAVFIGVSFPLGTDRFWAHHVTGSIGWVGFGEAYSQAMTAAAVLPTVSLALACVVLAGPRGHHVRSVALALAIAVGGLAGAWGITLDWRSAPPTAKGLAPVVCEGDEPTICLPEAGSDHIGDVHIELRAMVDRLAAGGIIVQKPRRITDISVADVREIDTDGEDWTLDLVPGSAHQVLREGVAISVVGTPCEKPNWDVLHFNTLWVARTIGVEKHYMAWLARETREFSQGQTKEELLSEMARVNGLPLREQRQWYVQQLQSACAGGR, translated from the coding sequence ATGCGATTCTCGACTTCTCTGCGTACCCACCCCGCCGTGCTGGCCATTCCCTTCATCGGCCTCTTCTTCGCCTACGTGTTTCTCACGAGTACCCGGAACATCGAGCATCTCATCGAGTTGCCGTGGGCGGCTCAGGCAGCGTCGTACGCGCTCCATGCCCCCGTTCCGATGGCCCTCGCTGCCGCGGCAGGGCTGAGCGCAGTGGAGGCGTCCCGGCTCAGGGCGCTCGGTACCTGGGAGGTGGGCGCCACTCAACCCACGTGGCGCATCGCAGCGCGACCGGTCCTCGTGACCGTCGTGTCCTTGTCGCTGCTGACCGGCGGAGTCATGGCAGGTGGGCTTTGGGTGGTCGGGGTGCTGCCCGATCTGTACGCACTGCACCTCCTGGCCATCGTGGTGGTTCTCCTCACCGCTCATGCCGTGATCGGCTTCGTGGTCGGGCGCCGACTTCACGCCCTGTACTCCGCACCCCTCGTATCGGTGGCGGTTTTCATCGGCGTCAGCTTTCCGCTCGGTACGGACCGGTTCTGGGCGCACCATGTCACGGGATCCATTGGGTGGGTGGGATTCGGCGAGGCCTACTCCCAGGCCATGACGGCAGCAGCGGTTCTGCCGACGGTCAGTCTGGCCCTTGCCTGCGTCGTGCTGGCTGGTCCGCGCGGGCATCATGTCCGCTCCGTCGCCTTGGCGCTCGCCATCGCAGTCGGCGGCCTGGCCGGTGCCTGGGGCATCACGCTGGACTGGCGCTCGGCCCCGCCTACCGCCAAGGGGTTGGCTCCTGTCGTCTGCGAGGGGGACGAACCCACGATCTGCCTGCCGGAAGCCGGCTCCGATCACATCGGTGACGTACACATCGAACTGCGCGCAATGGTTGACCGGTTGGCGGCCGGGGGGATCATCGTTCAGAAGCCCCGACGCATCACCGACATCTCCGTGGCAGACGTCCGAGAGATCGATACCGACGGGGAGGATTGGACGCTCGACCTGGTGCCTGGTAGCGCGCATCAAGTCCTTCGGGAGGGCGTGGCCATTTCCGTGGTCGGCACGCCGTGCGAGAAACCGAACTGGGACGTGCTGCACTTCAACACCCTCTGGGTGGCCCGAACCATAGGGGTCGAGAAGCACTACATGGCGTGGCTCGCCCGGGAGACCCGGGAGTTCAGCCAAGGCCAAACCAAGGAAGAGTTGCTGTCCGAGATGGCCAGAGTCAACGGACTGCCGCTACGGGAGCAGAGGCAGTGGTACGTCCAACAGCTTCAATCGGCCTGTGCGGGGGGTCGCTGA
- a CDS encoding ATP-binding cassette domain-containing protein encodes MTLLLDRVTFRYHRWDRPVLSGFTYEVPGSGLTILLGPNGAGKSTMMSLLAGTVEPLAGRVRLKDSALTSVDREYRRHVAWLPQRVPTSRQLTAREYVAYVAWLKGESRARAWERAETALDQVGLAEQSARRTAKLSGGQLRRVGIACALAHDARVILLDEPTAGLDPHQRTVFRDVVREVAGRIPVLMSTHDIADLADEADTVSLMDQGRILHHGETHSFLDHARPDAAPGRRAESAYAVLMGLEGTG; translated from the coding sequence ATGACTTTGCTGCTCGACCGTGTCACCTTCCGGTACCACCGTTGGGACCGTCCCGTCCTGTCCGGCTTCACCTACGAAGTCCCCGGCAGCGGCCTGACGATTCTGCTCGGCCCCAACGGGGCGGGAAAGTCCACCATGATGTCCCTGTTGGCCGGAACGGTGGAGCCCCTGGCCGGCCGTGTCCGGCTTAAGGATTCCGCCCTCACGTCGGTCGACCGGGAGTACCGGCGCCATGTGGCCTGGTTGCCTCAGCGGGTCCCGACCTCACGGCAGTTGACCGCTCGTGAATACGTCGCCTACGTGGCGTGGTTGAAGGGCGAGAGCCGGGCCCGCGCGTGGGAGCGCGCCGAGACCGCCCTCGACCAGGTCGGTCTCGCCGAGCAGAGCGCTCGGAGGACGGCCAAGCTCTCCGGAGGCCAGCTCCGCCGGGTCGGCATCGCCTGTGCCCTGGCCCACGACGCGCGGGTGATCCTTCTCGACGAGCCCACGGCCGGTCTGGACCCGCATCAGCGCACCGTGTTCCGAGACGTGGTGCGGGAGGTCGCGGGCAGGATCCCGGTTCTGATGTCCACCCATGACATCGCCGATCTGGCCGATGAGGCGGACACCGTCTCGCTCATGGACCAGGGCCGCATCCTCCACCACGGTGAGACCCACAGCTTCCTGGATCACGCACGCCCCGACGCCGCACCCGGCCGCCGGGCCGAGTCCGCGTACGCGGTCCTCATGGGGCTTGAGGGCACCGGCTGA
- a CDS encoding putative immunity protein, with the protein MPTEPADIPLSEDELRGVTGYAAECARRVLPVFEAHVPGDARPREAVDAAFVFAEGGRRTAALRQRAWAAYKAAQEAAPAAAVDAARAASHAAAAAYLHPKASAHQVKHVLGAAAHAARVEELTSGEHEDVPTGTLDWARDHAPPAVIAVLGRLPHAPSGGGRVGELLRTLDSALRTHPTPTGP; encoded by the coding sequence ATGCCGACCGAGCCAGCCGACATCCCCCTGAGCGAAGACGAACTGCGCGGCGTCACCGGCTACGCGGCGGAGTGCGCGCGGAGAGTGCTGCCGGTCTTCGAAGCACACGTCCCCGGCGACGCCCGCCCACGCGAAGCCGTCGACGCCGCGTTCGTCTTCGCCGAGGGCGGGCGGCGCACAGCGGCGCTGCGCCAGCGCGCCTGGGCCGCCTACAAGGCCGCCCAGGAAGCCGCGCCGGCCGCCGCCGTCGACGCGGCACGCGCGGCGAGCCATGCCGCCGCCGCGGCCTACCTCCACCCCAAGGCCAGCGCCCACCAGGTCAAACACGTCCTCGGCGCTGCGGCCCACGCCGCCCGCGTCGAGGAGCTGACGTCCGGGGAGCACGAGGACGTCCCCACGGGAACGCTCGACTGGGCGCGCGACCACGCGCCGCCCGCCGTCATCGCGGTCCTCGGCCGCCTCCCGCACGCCCCCTCCGGAGGCGGCCGCGTCGGCGAACTCCTGCGCACCCTCGACTCCGCCCTCCGCACCCACCCGACACCGACCGGCCCCTAG
- a CDS encoding amidohydrolase family protein has protein sequence MSTTLLTGGTVWDGLADRPIGARDVLVEDGRISRIAEHVAAPEGAEVVPLSGLTVTPGFMDCHTHVSITPDLLSVLALSSAAGVLRTLPVLHTLLMNGFTTVRDLMGADPGFGLVALRDAVAAGIVPGPRLLVAPHMISARGGHGDYAAVLNPDLQGRPRLLELAAADGPDEIRTRVREEIRGGADWIKFAATGGFSSPSDDPAQTTYTQEEMNTLVETARDLGRPATPHGYGDEGVQRAVRAGVRSVDHGNLASRDTLWMMADEGVYLVPTQFTVLHSARNVDDDAYWVGKPASKRRKFARYRKALFASAEHLAASEVRIAFGTDAGMFPHAENWKEFPMMVSNGIDPARALRAATSVAAELLGLDDLGVLAPGRIADIIAMPGDPFTDPEVTGKVAFVMKEGVIHKRPRPPA, from the coding sequence ATGTCCACCACGCTGCTCACCGGCGGCACCGTATGGGACGGGCTCGCGGACCGGCCGATCGGCGCCCGGGACGTCCTGGTCGAGGACGGCCGGATCAGCCGGATCGCCGAGCACGTCGCCGCACCGGAGGGCGCGGAGGTCGTGCCCCTGTCGGGTCTGACGGTCACCCCCGGGTTCATGGACTGCCACACCCACGTCTCGATCACCCCGGATCTCCTGTCGGTCCTCGCGCTCTCCTCGGCGGCCGGGGTGCTGCGGACGCTCCCGGTCCTGCACACGCTGCTCATGAACGGGTTCACCACCGTGCGTGACCTCATGGGCGCCGACCCCGGCTTCGGCCTCGTCGCCCTGCGCGACGCCGTCGCCGCCGGGATCGTGCCCGGCCCGCGCCTGCTCGTGGCACCGCACATGATCTCCGCCCGAGGCGGGCACGGCGACTACGCGGCCGTGCTCAACCCCGACCTCCAGGGCCGGCCGCGCCTGCTGGAGCTGGCCGCCGCCGACGGCCCCGACGAGATCCGCACCCGCGTGCGCGAGGAGATCCGGGGCGGGGCCGACTGGATCAAGTTCGCCGCCACCGGCGGCTTCTCCAGCCCGTCGGACGACCCCGCGCAGACCACCTACACCCAGGAGGAGATGAACACCCTCGTCGAGACCGCCCGCGACCTCGGCCGCCCGGCGACCCCGCACGGCTACGGTGACGAAGGCGTGCAGCGTGCCGTACGCGCCGGGGTGCGCAGCGTCGACCACGGGAACCTGGCCTCGCGCGACACGCTGTGGATGATGGCCGACGAGGGCGTCTACCTGGTCCCGACCCAGTTCACCGTCCTCCACAGCGCACGGAACGTCGACGACGACGCCTACTGGGTGGGCAAACCCGCGAGCAAGCGCCGCAAGTTCGCGCGGTACCGGAAGGCGCTCTTCGCCTCCGCCGAACACCTCGCCGCGAGCGAGGTGAGGATCGCCTTCGGAACCGACGCCGGGATGTTCCCGCACGCGGAGAACTGGAAGGAGTTCCCGATGATGGTGTCGAACGGGATCGACCCCGCCCGCGCGCTACGGGCGGCGACCAGCGTCGCGGCGGAACTCCTCGGCCTGGACGACCTCGGGGTCCTCGCGCCGGGCAGGATCGCCGACATCATCGCCATGCCCGGCGACCCCTTCACCGACCCCGAGGTCACCGGGAAGGTCGCCTTCGTCATGAAGGAAGGCGTCATCCACAAGCGGCCCCGGCCCCCGGCCTGA